In the Manis javanica isolate MJ-LG chromosome 14, MJ_LKY, whole genome shotgun sequence genome, one interval contains:
- the ARHGEF2 gene encoding rho guanine nucleotide exchange factor 2 isoform X5 yields the protein MSGNRRQPSRRGQTREKEKMKEAKDARYTNGHLFTTISVSGMTMCYACNKSITAKEALICPTCNVTIHNRCKDTLANCTKVKQKQQKAALLKNNTALQSVSLRSKTTIRERPSSAIYPSDSFRQSLLGSRRGRSSLSLAKSVSTTNIAGHFNDESPLGLRRILSQSTDSLNMRNRTLSVESLIDEGAEVIYNELMSDFEMDEKDFAADSWSLAVDSSFLQQQKKEVMKQQDVIYELIQTELHHVRTLKIMTRLFRTGMLEELQLEPGVVQGLFPCVDELSDIHTRFLSQLLERRRQALCPGSTRNFVIHRLGDLLISQFSGPSAEQMRKTYSEFCSRHTKALKLYKELYARDKRFQQFIRKVTRSAVLKRHGVQECILLVTQRITKYPVLINRILQHSHGIEEERQDLTAALGLVKELLSNVDQDVHELEKGARLQEIYNRMDPRAQTPVPGKGPFGREELLRRKLIHDGCLLWKTATGRFKDVLMLLMTDVLLFLQEKDQKYIFPALDKPSVVSLQNLIVRDIANQEKGMFLISAAPPEMYEVHTASRDDRSTWIRVIQQSVRICPSREDFPLIETEDEAYLRRIKMELQQKDRALVELLQEKVGLFAEMAHFQVEEDGSSGTPLPTLPRGLFRSESLESPRGERLLLDAIREVEGLKDLLVGPGVELLLTPREPALPMEADSSGTTSPGVTANGEARTFNGSIELCRADSDSSQKDRNGNQLRSPQEEALQRLVNLYGLLHGLQAAVAQQDTLMEARFPEGPERREKLSRTNSRDGEAGRAGATTPAAPEKQATELALLQRQHALLQEELRRCRRLGEERATEAGSLEARLRESEQARALLEREAEEARRQLAALGQTEPLPAEAPWARRPLDPRRRSLPAGDALYLSFTPPQPSRGHDRLDLPVTVRSVHRPFEDRERQELGSPEERLQDSSDPDTGSEEEGSGRLSPPHSPRDFTRMQDIPEETESRDGEPGASES from the exons ATGAGTGGCAACAGGAGGCAGCCCAGCCGCAGAGGCCAG ACCCGGGAGAAGGAGAAGATGAAGGAAGCCAAGGATGCCCGGTATACCAACGGGCATCTCTTCACCACCATCTCCGTTTCGGGCATGACCATGTGCTATGCCTGTAACAAGAGCATCACAGCCAAGGAAGCCCTCATCTGCCCAA CCTGCAATGTGACTATCCACAACCGCTGTAAAGACACCCTCGCCAACTGTACCAAGGTCAAGCAGAAG CAACAGAAAGCTGCCCTGCTGAAGAACAACACTGCCCTGCAGTCTGTTTCACTTCGCAGTAAGA CCACCATCCGGGAGCGGCCCAGCTCTGCCATCTACCCCTCTGACAGCTTCCGGCAGTCCCTGCTGGGCTCCCGCCGCGGCCGCTCCTCCTTGTCTTTGGCCAAGAGTGTTTCCACCACCAACATTGCTGG ACACTTCAATGATGAGTCTCCCCTGGGGCTGCGCCGGATCCTCTCCCAGTCCACAGATTCCCTCAACATGCGGAACCGAACCCTGTCAGTGGAGTCCCTCATCGACGAAG GTGCAGAGGTGATCTACAATGAGCTGATGAGTGACTTCGAGATGGATGAGAAGGACTTTGCAGCTGATTCCTGGAGCCTGGCTGTGGACAGCAGCTTCTTACAGCAGCAAAAAAAGGAGGTGATGAAACAGCAGGATGTCATCTATG AGCTAATTCAGACGGAGCTGCACCATGTACGGACACTGAAGATCATGACCCGCCTCTTCCGCACAGGGATGCTGGAAGAGCTACAGCTGGAGCCGGGAGTGGTCCAGGGCCTGTTTCCTTGTGTGGATGAGCTCAGCGACATCCATACACGCTTCCTTAGCCAGCTGTTAGAACGCCGGCGCCAGGCCCTATGCCCTGGCAGCACCAGGAACTTTGTCATCCATCGCTTGGGTGACCTTCTCATcagccag TTCTCAGGTCCCAGTGCAGAGCAGATGCGTAAGACCTACTCAGAGTTCTGCAGCCGCCACACCAAGGCCTTAAAGCTCTATAAGGAGCTATATGCCCGAGACAAACGCTTCCAGCAATTCATCCGG AAAGTGACCCGCTCGGCTGTGCTGAAGCGGCATGGGGTACAGGAGTGCATCCTGCTGGTGACGCAGCGCATCACCAAGTACCCAGTGCTCATCAACCGGATCCTGCAGCATTCCCATG GGATTGAGGAGGAGCGCCAGGACCTGACAGCAGCCCTGGGGCTGGTGAAGGAGTTGTTGTCCAACGTGGACCAGGATGTGCACGAGCTGGAGAAGGGGGCCCGCCTGCAGGAGATCTACAACCGCATGGACCCTCGTGCCCAGACCCCAGTGCCTGGCAAGGGCCCCTTTGGCCGAGAGGAGCTTCTGCGGCGCAAACTTATCCATGATGGCTGCCTACTCTGGAAGACCGCAACCGGCCGGTTCAAAG ATGTGCTGATGCTGCTGATGACAGATGTGCTGTTGTTCCTCCAGGAGAAGGACCAGAAGTACATCTTTCCTGCCCTG GACAAGCCCTCGGTGGTGTCACTGCAGAATCTAATCGTAAGGGACATCGCCAACCAGGAGAAAGGGATGTTTCTGATCAGTGCGGCCCCACCTGAAATGTACGAGGTCCACACGGCATCCAGGGACGACCGGAGCACCTGGATCAGAGTCATTCAGCAGAGTGTgcgcat ATGCCCATCCAGGGAGGACTTCCCCCTGATTGAGACAGAGGATGAAGCTTATCTGCGGCGAATCAAGA TGGAGCTCCAGCAAAAAGACCGGGCTTTGGTGGAGCTGCTGCAAGAGAAGGTCGGGCTGTTTGCCGAGATGGCGCATTTCCAGGTGGAAGAGGATGGCAGCAGTGGGACGCCCCTGCCTACCCTGCCCAGGGGCCTTTTCCGCTCTGAGTCCCTTGAGTCCCCGCGTGGTGAGCGGCTGCTGCTGGATGCCATCCGTGAGG TGGAGGGCCTGAAGGACCTGCTCGTGGGGCCTGGAGTGGAGCTGCTCTTGACGCCGCGGGAACCAGCCTTGCCGATGGAAGCAGACAGCAGTGGCACCACAAGTCCTGGGGTCACTGCCA ATGGTGAGGCCAGAACCTTCAATGGCTCAATTGAGCTCTGCCGAGCTGACTCAGACTCCAGCCAGAAG GATCGAAATGGAAATCAGCTGAGATCTCCTCAGGAG gaagCATTACAACGATTGGTCAACCTCTACGGGCTTCTGCATGGCCTGCAG GcggctgtggcccagcaggacacGTTGATGGAAGCCCGGTTCCCCGAGGGCCCCGAGCGGCGGGAGAAGCTGTCCAGAACCAACTCTCGGGATGGGGAggctggcagagctggggctaCTACCCCTGCGGCTCCTGAAAAGCAGGCCACGGAACTGGCGTTACTGCAGCGGCAACACGCGCTGTTGCAGGAGGAGCTGCGGCGCTGCCGGCGGCTGGGTGAGGAGCGGGCGACCGAGGCTGGCAGCCTGGAAGCCCGGCTCCGGGAAAGCGAACAGGCCCGGGCTCTGCTGGAGCGGGAGGCCGAAGAGGCTCGCAGGCAGCTGGCCGCCTTGGGCCAGACCGAACCGCTCCCAGCCGAGGCTCCCTGGGCCCGCAGGCCTCTGGATCCTCGGCGCCGTAGCCTCCCTGCAGGCGATGCCCTGTACTTGAGTTTCACCCCACCACAG CCCAGCCGAGGCCACGACCGCCTGGACTTGCCTGTGACTGTCCGCTCCGTCCATCGACCCTTTGAGGACCGAGAGAGGCAGGAGCTGGGCAGCCCTGAGGAGCGGCTGCAAGATAGCAGTGACCCTGACACCGGCAGCGAGGAGGAAGGCAGCGGCCGTCTCTCTCCGCCCCACAGTCCACGAG ATTTCACCCGAATGCAGGACATCCCAGAAGAGACAGAGAGTCGCGATGGGGAGCCTGGAGCTTCAGAGAGCTAA
- the ARHGEF2 gene encoding rho guanine nucleotide exchange factor 2 isoform X2, giving the protein MLSKSVSMSGINCFFGCSDPAGNLSQASAADLSQSCSQLEGGSGTWAGSSLRRTFSFLLGMTGKAKTREKEKMKEAKDARYTNGHLFTTISVSGMTMCYACNKSITAKEALICPTCNVTIHNRCKDTLANCTKVKQKQQKAALLKNNTALQSVSLRSKTTIRERPSSAIYPSDSFRQSLLGSRRGRSSLSLAKSVSTTNIAGHFNDESPLGLRRILSQSTDSLNMRNRTLSVESLIDEGAEVIYNELMSDFEMDEKDFAADSWSLAVDSSFLQQQKKEVMKQQDVIYELIQTELHHVRTLKIMTRLFRTGMLEELQLEPGVVQGLFPCVDELSDIHTRFLSQLLERRRQALCPGSTRNFVIHRLGDLLISQFSGPSAEQMRKTYSEFCSRHTKALKLYKELYARDKRFQQFIRKVTRSAVLKRHGVQECILLVTQRITKYPVLINRILQHSHGIEEERQDLTAALGLVKELLSNVDQDVHELEKGARLQEIYNRMDPRAQTPVPGKGPFGREELLRRKLIHDGCLLWKTATGRFKDVLMLLMTDVLLFLQEKDQKYIFPALDKPSVVSLQNLIVRDIANQEKGMFLISAAPPEMYEVHTASRDDRSTWIRVIQQSVRICPSREDFPLIETEDEAYLRRIKMELQQKDRALVELLQEKVGLFAEMAHFQVEEDGSSGTPLPTLPRGLFRSESLESPRGERLLLDAIREVEGLKDLLVGPGVELLLTPREPALPMEADSSGTTSPGVTANGEARTFNGSIELCRADSDSSQKDRNGNQLRSPQEEALQRLVNLYGLLHGLQAAVAQQDTLMEARFPEGPERREKLSRTNSRDGEAGRAGATTPAAPEKQATELALLQRQHALLQEELRRCRRLGEERATEAGSLEARLRESEQARALLEREAEEARRQLAALGQTEPLPAEAPWARRPLDPRRRSLPAGDALYLSFTPPQPSRGHDRLDLPVTVRSVHRPFEDRERQELGSPEERLQDSSDPDTGSEEEGSGRLSPPHSPRDFTRMQDIPEETESRDGEPGASES; this is encoded by the exons ACCCGGGAGAAGGAGAAGATGAAGGAAGCCAAGGATGCCCGGTATACCAACGGGCATCTCTTCACCACCATCTCCGTTTCGGGCATGACCATGTGCTATGCCTGTAACAAGAGCATCACAGCCAAGGAAGCCCTCATCTGCCCAA CCTGCAATGTGACTATCCACAACCGCTGTAAAGACACCCTCGCCAACTGTACCAAGGTCAAGCAGAAG CAACAGAAAGCTGCCCTGCTGAAGAACAACACTGCCCTGCAGTCTGTTTCACTTCGCAGTAAGA CCACCATCCGGGAGCGGCCCAGCTCTGCCATCTACCCCTCTGACAGCTTCCGGCAGTCCCTGCTGGGCTCCCGCCGCGGCCGCTCCTCCTTGTCTTTGGCCAAGAGTGTTTCCACCACCAACATTGCTGG ACACTTCAATGATGAGTCTCCCCTGGGGCTGCGCCGGATCCTCTCCCAGTCCACAGATTCCCTCAACATGCGGAACCGAACCCTGTCAGTGGAGTCCCTCATCGACGAAG GTGCAGAGGTGATCTACAATGAGCTGATGAGTGACTTCGAGATGGATGAGAAGGACTTTGCAGCTGATTCCTGGAGCCTGGCTGTGGACAGCAGCTTCTTACAGCAGCAAAAAAAGGAGGTGATGAAACAGCAGGATGTCATCTATG AGCTAATTCAGACGGAGCTGCACCATGTACGGACACTGAAGATCATGACCCGCCTCTTCCGCACAGGGATGCTGGAAGAGCTACAGCTGGAGCCGGGAGTGGTCCAGGGCCTGTTTCCTTGTGTGGATGAGCTCAGCGACATCCATACACGCTTCCTTAGCCAGCTGTTAGAACGCCGGCGCCAGGCCCTATGCCCTGGCAGCACCAGGAACTTTGTCATCCATCGCTTGGGTGACCTTCTCATcagccag TTCTCAGGTCCCAGTGCAGAGCAGATGCGTAAGACCTACTCAGAGTTCTGCAGCCGCCACACCAAGGCCTTAAAGCTCTATAAGGAGCTATATGCCCGAGACAAACGCTTCCAGCAATTCATCCGG AAAGTGACCCGCTCGGCTGTGCTGAAGCGGCATGGGGTACAGGAGTGCATCCTGCTGGTGACGCAGCGCATCACCAAGTACCCAGTGCTCATCAACCGGATCCTGCAGCATTCCCATG GGATTGAGGAGGAGCGCCAGGACCTGACAGCAGCCCTGGGGCTGGTGAAGGAGTTGTTGTCCAACGTGGACCAGGATGTGCACGAGCTGGAGAAGGGGGCCCGCCTGCAGGAGATCTACAACCGCATGGACCCTCGTGCCCAGACCCCAGTGCCTGGCAAGGGCCCCTTTGGCCGAGAGGAGCTTCTGCGGCGCAAACTTATCCATGATGGCTGCCTACTCTGGAAGACCGCAACCGGCCGGTTCAAAG ATGTGCTGATGCTGCTGATGACAGATGTGCTGTTGTTCCTCCAGGAGAAGGACCAGAAGTACATCTTTCCTGCCCTG GACAAGCCCTCGGTGGTGTCACTGCAGAATCTAATCGTAAGGGACATCGCCAACCAGGAGAAAGGGATGTTTCTGATCAGTGCGGCCCCACCTGAAATGTACGAGGTCCACACGGCATCCAGGGACGACCGGAGCACCTGGATCAGAGTCATTCAGCAGAGTGTgcgcat ATGCCCATCCAGGGAGGACTTCCCCCTGATTGAGACAGAGGATGAAGCTTATCTGCGGCGAATCAAGA TGGAGCTCCAGCAAAAAGACCGGGCTTTGGTGGAGCTGCTGCAAGAGAAGGTCGGGCTGTTTGCCGAGATGGCGCATTTCCAGGTGGAAGAGGATGGCAGCAGTGGGACGCCCCTGCCTACCCTGCCCAGGGGCCTTTTCCGCTCTGAGTCCCTTGAGTCCCCGCGTGGTGAGCGGCTGCTGCTGGATGCCATCCGTGAGG TGGAGGGCCTGAAGGACCTGCTCGTGGGGCCTGGAGTGGAGCTGCTCTTGACGCCGCGGGAACCAGCCTTGCCGATGGAAGCAGACAGCAGTGGCACCACAAGTCCTGGGGTCACTGCCA ATGGTGAGGCCAGAACCTTCAATGGCTCAATTGAGCTCTGCCGAGCTGACTCAGACTCCAGCCAGAAG GATCGAAATGGAAATCAGCTGAGATCTCCTCAGGAG gaagCATTACAACGATTGGTCAACCTCTACGGGCTTCTGCATGGCCTGCAG GcggctgtggcccagcaggacacGTTGATGGAAGCCCGGTTCCCCGAGGGCCCCGAGCGGCGGGAGAAGCTGTCCAGAACCAACTCTCGGGATGGGGAggctggcagagctggggctaCTACCCCTGCGGCTCCTGAAAAGCAGGCCACGGAACTGGCGTTACTGCAGCGGCAACACGCGCTGTTGCAGGAGGAGCTGCGGCGCTGCCGGCGGCTGGGTGAGGAGCGGGCGACCGAGGCTGGCAGCCTGGAAGCCCGGCTCCGGGAAAGCGAACAGGCCCGGGCTCTGCTGGAGCGGGAGGCCGAAGAGGCTCGCAGGCAGCTGGCCGCCTTGGGCCAGACCGAACCGCTCCCAGCCGAGGCTCCCTGGGCCCGCAGGCCTCTGGATCCTCGGCGCCGTAGCCTCCCTGCAGGCGATGCCCTGTACTTGAGTTTCACCCCACCACAG CCCAGCCGAGGCCACGACCGCCTGGACTTGCCTGTGACTGTCCGCTCCGTCCATCGACCCTTTGAGGACCGAGAGAGGCAGGAGCTGGGCAGCCCTGAGGAGCGGCTGCAAGATAGCAGTGACCCTGACACCGGCAGCGAGGAGGAAGGCAGCGGCCGTCTCTCTCCGCCCCACAGTCCACGAG ATTTCACCCGAATGCAGGACATCCCAGAAGAGACAGAGAGTCGCGATGGGGAGCCTGGAGCTTCAGAGAGCTAA
- the ARHGEF2 gene encoding rho guanine nucleotide exchange factor 2 isoform X3 produces the protein MSCSQLEGGSGTWAGSSLRRTFSFLLGMTGKAKTREKEKMKEAKDARYTNGHLFTTISVSGMTMCYACNKSITAKEALICPTCNVTIHNRCKDTLANCTKVKQKQQKAALLKNNTALQSVSLRSKTTIRERPSSAIYPSDSFRQSLLGSRRGRSSLSLAKSVSTTNIAGHFNDESPLGLRRILSQSTDSLNMRNRTLSVESLIDEGAEVIYNELMSDFEMDEKDFAADSWSLAVDSSFLQQQKKEVMKQQDVIYELIQTELHHVRTLKIMTRLFRTGMLEELQLEPGVVQGLFPCVDELSDIHTRFLSQLLERRRQALCPGSTRNFVIHRLGDLLISQFSGPSAEQMRKTYSEFCSRHTKALKLYKELYARDKRFQQFIRKVTRSAVLKRHGVQECILLVTQRITKYPVLINRILQHSHGIEEERQDLTAALGLVKELLSNVDQDVHELEKGARLQEIYNRMDPRAQTPVPGKGPFGREELLRRKLIHDGCLLWKTATGRFKDVLMLLMTDVLLFLQEKDQKYIFPALDKPSVVSLQNLIVRDIANQEKGMFLISAAPPEMYEVHTASRDDRSTWIRVIQQSVRICPSREDFPLIETEDEAYLRRIKMELQQKDRALVELLQEKVGLFAEMAHFQVEEDGSSGTPLPTLPRGLFRSESLESPRGERLLLDAIREVEGLKDLLVGPGVELLLTPREPALPMEADSSGTTSPGVTANGEARTFNGSIELCRADSDSSQKDRNGNQLRSPQEEALQRLVNLYGLLHGLQAAVAQQDTLMEARFPEGPERREKLSRTNSRDGEAGRAGATTPAAPEKQATELALLQRQHALLQEELRRCRRLGEERATEAGSLEARLRESEQARALLEREAEEARRQLAALGQTEPLPAEAPWARRPLDPRRRSLPAGDALYLSFTPPQPSRGHDRLDLPVTVRSVHRPFEDRERQELGSPEERLQDSSDPDTGSEEEGSGRLSPPHSPRDFTRMQDIPEETESRDGEPGASES, from the exons ACCCGGGAGAAGGAGAAGATGAAGGAAGCCAAGGATGCCCGGTATACCAACGGGCATCTCTTCACCACCATCTCCGTTTCGGGCATGACCATGTGCTATGCCTGTAACAAGAGCATCACAGCCAAGGAAGCCCTCATCTGCCCAA CCTGCAATGTGACTATCCACAACCGCTGTAAAGACACCCTCGCCAACTGTACCAAGGTCAAGCAGAAG CAACAGAAAGCTGCCCTGCTGAAGAACAACACTGCCCTGCAGTCTGTTTCACTTCGCAGTAAGA CCACCATCCGGGAGCGGCCCAGCTCTGCCATCTACCCCTCTGACAGCTTCCGGCAGTCCCTGCTGGGCTCCCGCCGCGGCCGCTCCTCCTTGTCTTTGGCCAAGAGTGTTTCCACCACCAACATTGCTGG ACACTTCAATGATGAGTCTCCCCTGGGGCTGCGCCGGATCCTCTCCCAGTCCACAGATTCCCTCAACATGCGGAACCGAACCCTGTCAGTGGAGTCCCTCATCGACGAAG GTGCAGAGGTGATCTACAATGAGCTGATGAGTGACTTCGAGATGGATGAGAAGGACTTTGCAGCTGATTCCTGGAGCCTGGCTGTGGACAGCAGCTTCTTACAGCAGCAAAAAAAGGAGGTGATGAAACAGCAGGATGTCATCTATG AGCTAATTCAGACGGAGCTGCACCATGTACGGACACTGAAGATCATGACCCGCCTCTTCCGCACAGGGATGCTGGAAGAGCTACAGCTGGAGCCGGGAGTGGTCCAGGGCCTGTTTCCTTGTGTGGATGAGCTCAGCGACATCCATACACGCTTCCTTAGCCAGCTGTTAGAACGCCGGCGCCAGGCCCTATGCCCTGGCAGCACCAGGAACTTTGTCATCCATCGCTTGGGTGACCTTCTCATcagccag TTCTCAGGTCCCAGTGCAGAGCAGATGCGTAAGACCTACTCAGAGTTCTGCAGCCGCCACACCAAGGCCTTAAAGCTCTATAAGGAGCTATATGCCCGAGACAAACGCTTCCAGCAATTCATCCGG AAAGTGACCCGCTCGGCTGTGCTGAAGCGGCATGGGGTACAGGAGTGCATCCTGCTGGTGACGCAGCGCATCACCAAGTACCCAGTGCTCATCAACCGGATCCTGCAGCATTCCCATG GGATTGAGGAGGAGCGCCAGGACCTGACAGCAGCCCTGGGGCTGGTGAAGGAGTTGTTGTCCAACGTGGACCAGGATGTGCACGAGCTGGAGAAGGGGGCCCGCCTGCAGGAGATCTACAACCGCATGGACCCTCGTGCCCAGACCCCAGTGCCTGGCAAGGGCCCCTTTGGCCGAGAGGAGCTTCTGCGGCGCAAACTTATCCATGATGGCTGCCTACTCTGGAAGACCGCAACCGGCCGGTTCAAAG ATGTGCTGATGCTGCTGATGACAGATGTGCTGTTGTTCCTCCAGGAGAAGGACCAGAAGTACATCTTTCCTGCCCTG GACAAGCCCTCGGTGGTGTCACTGCAGAATCTAATCGTAAGGGACATCGCCAACCAGGAGAAAGGGATGTTTCTGATCAGTGCGGCCCCACCTGAAATGTACGAGGTCCACACGGCATCCAGGGACGACCGGAGCACCTGGATCAGAGTCATTCAGCAGAGTGTgcgcat ATGCCCATCCAGGGAGGACTTCCCCCTGATTGAGACAGAGGATGAAGCTTATCTGCGGCGAATCAAGA TGGAGCTCCAGCAAAAAGACCGGGCTTTGGTGGAGCTGCTGCAAGAGAAGGTCGGGCTGTTTGCCGAGATGGCGCATTTCCAGGTGGAAGAGGATGGCAGCAGTGGGACGCCCCTGCCTACCCTGCCCAGGGGCCTTTTCCGCTCTGAGTCCCTTGAGTCCCCGCGTGGTGAGCGGCTGCTGCTGGATGCCATCCGTGAGG TGGAGGGCCTGAAGGACCTGCTCGTGGGGCCTGGAGTGGAGCTGCTCTTGACGCCGCGGGAACCAGCCTTGCCGATGGAAGCAGACAGCAGTGGCACCACAAGTCCTGGGGTCACTGCCA ATGGTGAGGCCAGAACCTTCAATGGCTCAATTGAGCTCTGCCGAGCTGACTCAGACTCCAGCCAGAAG GATCGAAATGGAAATCAGCTGAGATCTCCTCAGGAG gaagCATTACAACGATTGGTCAACCTCTACGGGCTTCTGCATGGCCTGCAG GcggctgtggcccagcaggacacGTTGATGGAAGCCCGGTTCCCCGAGGGCCCCGAGCGGCGGGAGAAGCTGTCCAGAACCAACTCTCGGGATGGGGAggctggcagagctggggctaCTACCCCTGCGGCTCCTGAAAAGCAGGCCACGGAACTGGCGTTACTGCAGCGGCAACACGCGCTGTTGCAGGAGGAGCTGCGGCGCTGCCGGCGGCTGGGTGAGGAGCGGGCGACCGAGGCTGGCAGCCTGGAAGCCCGGCTCCGGGAAAGCGAACAGGCCCGGGCTCTGCTGGAGCGGGAGGCCGAAGAGGCTCGCAGGCAGCTGGCCGCCTTGGGCCAGACCGAACCGCTCCCAGCCGAGGCTCCCTGGGCCCGCAGGCCTCTGGATCCTCGGCGCCGTAGCCTCCCTGCAGGCGATGCCCTGTACTTGAGTTTCACCCCACCACAG CCCAGCCGAGGCCACGACCGCCTGGACTTGCCTGTGACTGTCCGCTCCGTCCATCGACCCTTTGAGGACCGAGAGAGGCAGGAGCTGGGCAGCCCTGAGGAGCGGCTGCAAGATAGCAGTGACCCTGACACCGGCAGCGAGGAGGAAGGCAGCGGCCGTCTCTCTCCGCCCCACAGTCCACGAG ATTTCACCCGAATGCAGGACATCCCAGAAGAGACAGAGAGTCGCGATGGGGAGCCTGGAGCTTCAGAGAGCTAA